From a single Toxoplasma gondii ME49 chromosome II, whole genome shotgun sequence genomic region:
- a CDS encoding sperm associated antigen 6, putative (encoded by transcript TGME49_297820) produces the protein MSRSIVQVFEEYQKARVQFVQTVADLSSRPQNIETLHSAGVMSLLRPLLLDNVPSIQQTAALALGRLASHSEELAEAVVTQEILPQLAHSVAQQNRFYKRSAAFVIRAVSKHSAELAQAVVDSGALEALTTCLEEFDPQVKESAAWAMGYIARHSESLAQAVVDSGAVPLLVLCFQEPELPLKRISASALSDIAKHSPELAQAVCDIGAVPLLAKEISHVDAALKRQVCACLGKIATHSVDLAEIVVEAEIFPKILHCLKDPDEVVRKNAATCIREIVRHTQDLAKFVVNAGGVAALIDNITDARGNNRLPGIMALGYIAAFSETLALAIIVSKGIPPLKQALVEEPEDHLKAAAAWTLGQIGRHTPDHAMAVAEADVLRKLLRIHLDPKASDDLQTKTKRALKSILQKCTHLAALEPLLNEAPPPILKYVVQQYAKVLPNDVQGRRSFVQSGGLEQLLRIRNSEAGSSIADYVEEITELYPREIVNYYSPGYSEGRTTAPFHCVLISP, from the exons ATGAGTCGCAGCATCGTTCAGGTCTTCGAGGAGTACCAAAAGGCGCGCGTGCAGTTCGTCCAGACTGTCGCCGACCTGTCATCTCGTCCACAGAACATTGAGACTCTCCACAGCGCGG GTGTTATGTCTCTGCTCAGGCCTTTGCTGCTGGATAATGTGCCTAGCATCCAACAAACGGCTGCCCTTGCGTTGGGCCGGCTTGCCAGCCATAGTGAGGAGTTAGCCGAGGCTGTGGTTACACAGGAAATCCTACCTCAGCTCGCACACTCTGTCGCCCAGCAAAAT AGGTTTTACAAGCGTTCCGCAGCATTCGTTATTCGAGCTGTGTCGAAGCATTCCGCTGAACTGGCGCAG GCTGTTGTAGACAGCGGCGCTCTTGAGGCTCTCACGACCTGTCTAGAGGAGTTTGACCCTCAAGTCAAAGAATCAGCAGCATGGGCTATGG GATACATTGCTAGGCATTCAGAGTCTCTGGCCCAGGCCGTCGTCGATTCGGGGGCTGTGCCGCTCCTTGTACTCTGCTTCCAGGAGCCAGAGCTCCCCCTCAAAAGGATCTCGGCGTCCGCTCTTAGTGACATCGCCAAGCATTCTCCCGAGTTGGCACAG GCTGTTTGCGACATCGGTGCTGTTCCACTTCTAGCGAAGGAAATCTCCCATGTAGATGCCGCCCTGAAGCGCCAG GTCTGTGCGTGCCTTGGGAAAATTGCAACTCACTCGGTAGACCTGGCAGAG ATCGTGGTAGAGGCAGAAATCTTCCCGAAAATTCTTCACTGCCTCAAAGACCCCGATGAAGTTGTCAG AAAAAATGCGGCGACTTGCATTCGGGAGATCGTCCGACACACCCAAGACCTTGCCAAGTTCGTTGTGAACGCCG GTGGTGTTGCGGCACTCATTGATAATATCACCGATGCTCGAGGAAACAACAG ACTGCCTGGAATCATGGCTCTGGGTTATATTGCGGCATTCTCGGAAACGCTTGCGCTGGCAATCATTGTTTCGAAGGGAATCCCGCCTCTCAAGCAGGCTTTGGTAGAGGAGCCGGAAGACCACCTGAAGGCCGCAGCCGCCTG GACTTTAGGTCAAATCGGACGTCACACTCCGGACCATGCTATGGCAGTTGCCGAAGCTGATGTTCTCCGCAA GCTCTTGCGGATACATCTCGACCCCAAGGCCAGCGATGACttgcagacgaagacaaaAAGAGCGCTCAAG AGCATTCTACAGAAGTGCACACACCTAGCTGCCTTGGAACCCCTTCTGAATGAGGCTCCACCACCCATTCTCAA ATACGTTGTCCAGCAGTACGCCAAGGTTTTGCCTAACGACGTCCAGGGAAGGCGTTCTTTCGTACAATCTGGTGGTTTGGAGCAGCTTCTG CGTATCAGGAACTCCGAAGCCGGGAGTAGCATAGCAGACTACGTGGAAGAGATCACAGAGCTCTATCCCCGAGAAATCGTGAATTACTAC